From Megalobrama amblycephala isolate DHTTF-2021 linkage group LG8, ASM1881202v1, whole genome shotgun sequence, the proteins below share one genomic window:
- the acp5a gene encoding tartrate-resistant acid phosphatase type 5a gives MASPLMLVFLTALPGVLCHSSFIDLEAKGSNKSSIRFLVLGDWGGLPYPPYVTPIEKATARMMAKTASQMGADFILALGDNFYYKGVSDVNDPRFQVTFEDVYTQDSLNIPWYVIAGNHDHAGNVLAQIEYSQKSKRWNFPYYYYEMNFRIPRTDSTLTIIMLDTVLLCGNSDDFLDQQPRAPRSGVQANRQLLWLQERLAKSKADYLLVAGHYPVWSISEHGPTDCLLKSLRPLLKKYKATAYLCGHDHNLQYIKESGIGYVVSGAGNFMDPDVRHRNQVPRGYLKFFNGDAGTLGGFAHVEVNKKQLTVTFIQARGTSLYRAVLKRRDDVSEEDDYV, from the exons ATGGCGTCACCACTAATGCTGGTGTTTTTAACTGCTCTCCCTGGGGTCCTCTGCCACTCCTCATTTATTGACCTGGAAGCTAAAGGAA GTAACAAGTCATCCATCAGGTTCCTGGTTTTGGGAGACTGGGGTGGACTGCCATATCCTCCCTACGTTACCCCCATAGAAAAGGCCACTGCCCGCATGATGGCCAAAACCGCTTCCCAGATGGGCGCAGACTTCATTTTGGCGCTTGGCGACAACTTCTACTATAAGGGCGTCAGTGACGTCAATGACCCTAGATTCCAG GTCACGTTTGAAGACGTCTACACTCAGGATTCTCTTAATATTCCATGGTACGTCATTGCTGGCAATCACGACCATGCGGGAAACGTCCTTGCTCAAATTGAGTACAGCCAAAAGTCAAAGAGATG GAACTTCCCCTACTATTATTATGAGATGAACTTCCGCATTCCTCGAACGGACAGCACTTTGACCATCATCATGTTGGACACCGTGTTGCTGTGTGGCAACTCTGACGACTTCCTTGACCAGCAGCCCCGAGCTCCCCGAAGTGGTGTTCAGGCCAACAGACAACTGCTGTGGCTTCAGGAACGCTTGGCAAAATCTAAAGCTGACTATCTCCTGGTAGCTGGCCATTATCCGGTGTGGTCCATATCAGAGCATGGGCCAACTGACTGTCTGCTGAAGAGCTTGAGACCACTGCTTAAGAAGTACAAGGCCACCGCTTACCTGTGTGGCCATGATCACAATCTACAA TACATCAAGGAGTCTGGAATCGGTTATGTAGTTAGTGGAGCTGGTAACTTCATGGATCCCGACGTTCGGCATCGCAACCAGGTTCCTCGAGGCTACCTCAAGTTCTTCAACGGTGATGCTGGCACCTTAGGTGGCTTTGCCCACGTGGAGGTCAACAAGAAACAGCTGACTGTTACTTTTATCCAGGCTAGAGGAACCTCTCTTTATAGGGCTGTTCTTAAAAGACGTGACGATGTTTCCGAAGAGGATGACTACGTTTga